A single genomic interval of Eurosta solidaginis isolate ZX-2024a chromosome 3, ASM4086904v1, whole genome shotgun sequence harbors:
- the LOC137243684 gene encoding trypsin-like, producing the protein MNLSNYLAFMLVLLSSLLSDASSRFRILNGNFSTIEDRPYMVLLLDSLKYFCAGSLVDLETVITAAHCVKKREARYIDVKAGVHDTRERGELRRVQCLIIPPTYDEETRHMDIAVIKLSSPYTKSSTIKPIALCRTELKPSTQMRISGWGAICKDSIENTELLRTAFVDIISKQDCASCYKEIQALTPSMICAGLGEGGGDRCYGDSGAPGVVNGKMCTVVSAGIGCGDPNYPGIYTNLNNAQVLNFVKEWMKPTPVEKDQPSSSKKLFEYLKEKNT; encoded by the coding sequence ATGAATTTAAGCAATTATTTGGCGTTCATGTTAGTCTTGCTTAGCTCTCTTTTGAGCGATGCGAGTTCGCGATTCCGCATTTTAAATGGCAATTTTTCGACGATAGAGGATAGGCCATATATGGTTTTATTACTTGATTCCTTGAAATATTTTTGCGCTGGTTCATTGGTCGATTTGGAAACTGTGATTACGGCTGCGCATTGCGTGAAAAAGAGAGAAGCACGTTATATCGACGTTAAAGCTGGTGTACATGATACACGCGAACGTGGAGAACTCCGCAGAGTGCAGTGTTTGATTATTCCACCTACTTATGATGAGGAAACTAGACATATGGATATAGCTGTTATTAAATTGAGTTCACCATATACCAAGAGTTCGACAATAAAACCAATTGCGCTTTGCCGTACTGAATTAAAGCCAAGTACACAAATgcgaattagtggatggggtgcaATATGTAAAGACTCAATAGAGAATACGGAACTTCTCCGAACTGCATTCGTGGATATAATATCAAAGCAGGATTGTGCTAGTTGTTATAAGGAGATACAAGCTTTAACAccatcaatgatttgtgctgggCTTGGTGAAGGTGGAGGTGATAGATGttatggagattctggagcaccggGTGTTGTGAATGGGAAAATGTGTACGGTGGTATCAGCTGGGATAGGTTGTGGAGATCCCAATTATCCGGgtatatatacaaatttaaataatgCACAAGTTCTAAACTTTGTAAAAGAATGGATGAAACCGACGCCGGTGGAAAAAGATCAGCCGTCTAGCTCCAAGAAACTCTTCGaatatttgaaagaaaaaaacacTTGA